From a single Lentisphaera profundi genomic region:
- a CDS encoding serine hydrolase domain-containing protein, translated as MNKFYTFLQFLSYASCITLFADNGLAPEVTDLNAKDISYTLEKKIPYLEKAFISTKPKDKNDGIKVGDLNKNTLDTQLILGFSKEIASNKHSNTDSLLIYYKNQLLFESYYKRGRANYPHYQMSITKSYTALAIGRAIQLGYLKMSDLNKPVISFLKDIDLKNLAAGTESISLHEAMHMRSGIRVDKSKASTVMKNTPEKLKGQGQIQTYMELTAPITEDSKTFKYQGSDPSMAMQVLEAVVPGSAKGFIKSELLIPMGIKNYGWQDDISGLPKSAAGSSFRSRDMLKMGMLILQEGQWQGKQLIPTEFIKVATSAIDVNEQRSYGYFWWGHDVQIGNNTYLCKSGRGAGGQFILMFPEIELIIISTAHNKGMGKMLSEAPKRVIPAFIK; from the coding sequence ATGAATAAATTCTACACTTTTTTACAGTTCCTGAGCTATGCCTCATGCATCACTTTATTCGCGGACAACGGACTCGCTCCTGAAGTCACCGACCTTAACGCAAAAGACATTTCCTATACACTAGAAAAAAAAATCCCTTATTTAGAGAAAGCTTTTATTAGCACAAAGCCCAAAGATAAAAATGATGGCATCAAAGTTGGCGATCTCAATAAAAACACATTGGATACACAGTTAATCCTAGGATTTTCCAAAGAAATTGCATCAAATAAACATAGCAATACTGATAGCCTACTCATTTACTACAAAAATCAGCTTTTGTTTGAATCATACTACAAACGCGGACGAGCTAATTATCCCCATTACCAAATGTCAATCACCAAGTCCTATACTGCACTAGCGATCGGCAGAGCCATTCAACTGGGTTATTTGAAAATGAGCGATCTTAATAAGCCCGTCATTAGCTTCCTTAAAGACATCGATCTAAAAAACTTAGCCGCTGGAACTGAAAGCATCAGCTTACATGAGGCGATGCATATGCGTTCAGGAATTCGTGTTGACAAGAGCAAAGCCAGCACGGTCATGAAAAATACTCCTGAAAAACTAAAAGGTCAGGGACAAATCCAAACATATATGGAACTTACCGCTCCAATCACAGAGGATAGTAAAACATTTAAATACCAAGGATCAGACCCCTCTATGGCCATGCAGGTGTTGGAAGCCGTAGTACCCGGCTCCGCTAAAGGTTTCATTAAAAGTGAATTGCTCATCCCTATGGGGATCAAGAATTATGGTTGGCAAGACGACATCAGCGGGCTCCCGAAATCTGCTGCTGGCTCATCTTTCCGCTCTAGAGATATGCTAAAAATGGGAATGCTGATTCTTCAAGAGGGACAATGGCAAGGAAAGCAACTTATCCCTACGGAGTTCATCAAAGTGGCTACAAGTGCTATTGATGTGAACGAGCAGAGAAGCTACGGTTATTTTTGGTGGGGTCATGATGTCCAAATTGGCAACAATACTTACCTATGTAAATCAGGTCGTGGCGCAGGAGGACAGTTCATCCTCATGTTTCCAGAAATAGAGCTCATCATTATCAGCACCGCTCATAATAAAGGCATGGGAAAAATGCTCTCTGAAGCTCCCAAAAGAGTCATCCCTGCCTTTATAAAGTAA